In Desulfotomaculum sp., the genomic window TTGACAATGCAGAGATTATGTCGGTGCAAATATTCTATCGGGTCTTCAAGCGTTATAATATGCAGCCTTTTTTCTTTATTGATCAAGTCAATCATTGATGCCAGTGTGGTTGACTTTCCGCTGCCTGTAGGCCCGGTAACCAGCACTAACCCATTTGGCCTCTTGGACAGATAATTAAGTATATTTGGCAGGCCCAATTCCTGAAAAGAAAGCATTTTCGTATTCAGAACCCGCATCACCAGGGCAGTGCTGTTTCTCTGCTTAAAAACATTCACGCGTACCCTCGTAACATTTGGAACCGAGTATGAGAAATCAAAATCTCCCTTTGTTTTAAACTTGTCATATTGTTCCTCATCCATCAACTGCCGGGCTAAAAGATCCGTATCTTCCGGTACAAGCGTCTTTATCTCCTCATCTTTTAAAAGATCAAGCTTTTCCTTGATTTTAGAGTCATTTACTGGATGAAGCGTTCCATGCAGCCTGAATACAGGCGGCTTGCCGGCGGTTATATGAACGTCTGAAGCGCCTATTTTTGCGGCCTGCGTCAGGATCTTAACGATGTTCAAATTTATTCCTCCCTGAACGCCACTCTGATAATCTCTTTTATGGTTGTAACACCCTCGAAAACTTTTTGGAGCCCGTCTTCTTTTAAAGAAATCATGCCTTCTATGAATGCAGCTTTCCGCAGTTCATCATTGGACGTTTTCTGCAAAATAAGGTTTTGAAGGGAAGGAGACACACTCAAAACTTCATGAATGGCGATTCTTCCTTTATACCCGGTATGATTGCATATTTCACAACCAGCGCCGTGGTAGACGGTGTCTTCGTGTTCCAAACCCGCAAAAGCTATTTCCGCTTTGTCCGGTGTATATTCTTGACGGCAGTTCTGGCAAATTTTACGGACAAGGCGCTGGGCAACGATCCCGATAACAGAGGAGGCAACCATGAAAGGTTCAATTCCCATATCAATCAGCCTTGTAATAGCTCCGGGAGCATCATTGGTATGCATGGTCGACAGCACAAGATGCCCCGTGGTGGCAGCCCTTACGGCAATTTCAGCTGTTTCAAAGTCGCGAATCTCTCCGATCATAATTACATCAGGATCCTGCCGGAGAATTGATCTTAAATAATTGCCAAAAGTAGCTCCGGCTTTTATATTTACCTGGGACTGGTTGATGCCTTCCAGCATGTATTCCACCGGATCTTCAACAGTTACAATATTTCTTTCAATAGAATTAATAGAGTTAAGCGCAGTATAAAGGGTAGTTGTCTTGCCGCTTCCGGTTGGACCTGTCGCCAGTATGATACCGTGAGCATTTTTAAAAAACTTCCTAAAATAATTCATATTTTGAGGTCCGAAACCGAGATTTTCCAAAGTAAAATTCTTTATATTCCCCTTGTCCAAAATACGAATAACAACTTTCTCACCAAAAACCGTGGGCATGGTTGATATTCTCAAGTCCAGTTCCCGTCCGGCAATCCTTAGAGGTATCCGGCCGTCCTGGGGAACTCTCCGCTCGGCAATGTCCATACTGCCCATTATCTTAATACGTGAAACAACCGCATGAACCATCTTACGGGGAAGGGTCATTACATCTCTGAGTATGCCGTCGACACGGTTGCGCACCCGTACGGAAAATTCGAAAGGCTCAATATGAATGTCGCTTGCATCCTCGTTGATTGCCTTCATAATCAGGGAATTAACCAAACGGATAACAGGCGCCTCGTCGACAATTACTTCTTCTATAATCTCTTCCTGCTCTATTATTTCGGGTTCTGTAAGCAATTCCTGAAGCACCTTTTCCACTTCAGGAAGCCCAAAATATTTATCAATATAGGAATTTATTTCTTTTTCGCTGGCTTTTACTGATTTGATATCTAGCCCGGTAAGCAGTCTCAGGTCATCTATGGCAATTATATTTAAAGGATCCGCCATTGCAACAACAAGGTGTTTTCCCTCTTTTCTAATGGGAAACATTTTATATTTCCGGATTAGCTGCTCGGGAATAGTTTTAAGCAGGTTTGCTTTTATTTCGTCTTTCGGTTCAATCTTATGTATTCCGAGTATCTTGTTAAGGCTATCCTCGGATATCATTCCCAATTCAATCAGGATGCGGCCCAATAACTCACCGGTCCGGGTTTGAACGCGTAAGGCCTCGTCAAGCTGCTCCCCGGTAATAAGGCCTTCCTCAATTAATTTTTCACCCAATAATTTTCTTTTTCTTATTACAGCTAAAGCCACTCTTTATACACTTCCATACCGGAAAATAAGTGACATCAGATTTGTTTACCAAACCAAATGTTATTACCTGCAAATCAAACCTCAGGCGCCTCATCAACAACTACTTCTTCTGCAACTTTTTCCTATTCTATTACTTCGGGTTCTGTAATCATTTTCTGAAGTACCTTCCCCAGAGGCATTTTTTATTTTTTAACAGGAAATATTTTTTATTTCATTTTAATGGGAATTATTCCTTTTGTAAACTATAATTTTACTATATTAGCCAATTTTTTTAAGCGATAAATTCTTTACATCAAGTTTTTTGTGTACAGATAGATTAAATATTCTTGCCTGCAATCTAAAAATGTGCTAACCTTGTGCCAGCTATTTTGCATGAATTCCCCTTATAAACAACAAACACGAACAGGTGATCTTGAAGTTGCATTTTATAACGCCGATTCTTTTTTTTGTTATAGGCCTAGTCATAGGAAGTTTTTTGAATGTATGCATTTACCGCATACCAAGAAATGAGTCAATCGTCTTTCCTGCTTCCCATTGCCCCAATTGCGGCAATAATCTTGCGCCCCGGGATCTGGCGCCCCTTTTCAGCTACCTCGTTTTAAAAGGCAGGTGCAGGTACTGCAAATCTCCGATACACTGGCGCTACCCGCTTGTGGAACTTCTCACCGGATTTTTGTTTATAGCCCTGTACTGTTCGCTGGGATTAAATTTGCTTCTGCTCAAATACCTCCTTTTAGCCTGTTTCTTAGTAGCAATTTCTTTTATTGATCTGGAGCATTATATAATCCCCAACAAATTGGTGATTGCCCTGCTGGGAAGCGGAATAGTCATGGGCCTTTTAACCCGGGAACACAGTCTTGTTTCCGTTCTTTTAGGTATGTTTGTCCCTTTTGCCGCCTTAATGGCTTTAGCACTGATCAGTAACGGAGGAATGGGGGGCGGCGACATCAAGCTCGCCGGTGTAACGGGGTTGTTTCTTGGCTGGCCTCAAAGCATAGTCGCCCTGATTTTGTCCTGTTGTATCGCAGGCATTGCCAGCCTGATCATGTTGGCGCTAAAAGTAAAAAAGAGAAAAGACCCCATCCCGTTCGGACCTTATTACGCTGCCGGAATTATGATCAGTATTTTCTGGGGGAAACCGCTGCTTGAGCTGTACCTTGCCTATTCGGGTTTTTAACCCTTGTCAGCGGGCAGAACAAATGCTACAATATAATATATTTGTTTTGGGCGCGTAGCTCAGCGGGAGAGCGCTTGACTCACATTCAAGAGGCCGCTGGTTCGAAACCAGCCGTGCCCACCAGATAAATCCTTTAACGCCAACGGTTACAGGGTTTTTATTTTTATTCAGGATTGATAAGGAGATAATATTTATTTATGAAGAACTGCGAAATGAAGCTTACCGGCAATATATTGACAATAACAGTTGATATCTCAAAGGAATTTGGCAGGTCCTCCTCCGGAAAAAGTATCATTATCGGCTCGACTGAAGGAAACGTATCCATACCGGACAAGGAGGATATTAAAATCGGCTTGAATGTTTACCGGAAGGCTTAATTAAATATTACTGCTAAAATTTAACTTTTGTATTTTCCTTGAGGCCCAGGCTGCCGTCCCGGACTACTAGATCACCTTCTTTAAGGCCGCCGGCAACCTCAATATTGTCCTGATCGTTAATTCCTGTTTCAATCAGTTGATAACTTATCCGGCCATTATTAACAACTGCGACTTCTTTTTGGCCGTCGCCCCTGGTGATTACGGATTCACGCGGCACTATAAGCACATCTGTCCGGCTTAACGTCTGGATAGCCACTTTAACCTCGAAACCGGGCTTTAAATTAGCGGGATCTTTAACGGTGATCAGGACCGGCGCCCTTCGCTGAATAACTCCGAGGGCGGATATTTTTTCTTCAGCCTGAGGATAAATTTTTTTCACGGCGCCGGTAAGCCGGCGGTCAAGTACCGGTGCTGTAACGGTTACTTTCTGACCGACGGCAACCTGCCCCAGATCATCGCTTAAAATATCCGCTTTTATCTCAAGCTGTTCTGAATCCGCTACAGTAACCAGAAGTACTCCGGAGTTAACAACCTGCCCCAGTTTTACAGGAACGGCAAGTACGATACCCTCCAGGGGACTTTTAACTGTAAGCTGCTCCTCTTTTGCCGAAAGGACGGCCAGAGACTGTTTAAGCCCCTCTGCCTGCGCAAGGCCTGCTTCAAGTACGGTTGAGGCTTCTTGAAGGGTTTTTTCATCTATTTGGACCTGCAGGGCTGCTCTATCATATTCCACACGGGATGCGGCGCCTGTTTCGTAGAGGTTCTGAATACGGGCATAATTTTCTTTCGCATCTTCAAGCTCTGCGGAGGCTTTATCCAACGCCGCTTTCGATCCCTCAGCGTCTATCAAAGTCTGGGACAATAAAGAACGGGTGTCGCGGATCTGGATTGTCAGATCAAGGTTCTCCAGCACAACAAGGATCTGCCCCTTTTCAACTTTTTGGCCGGCTTCCACAGGCAGCTGTTCTATCGTAGAGTTTTGCGCAGCGTACAGATCTTTGCTGTCCACCGGCTGGACGTAACCGGTGTCGATAATTTCCTTAACAATGCTGCCCTTGACTGCCTGCACAGTATCAACATTTTTTACGCTGCCAAGCAGCCATCCACAGACGATTCCCGCTGCTATCAGGATTGTTATACCCGCATAAATTATTTTTTTGCGATTCAATCCCGCCGCCTCCTCAATTATTTAGTAGTTTTAATCAGTCCCTGGCTTTGAGAACTTCCACAAGATCGAGCCTGATTATATTTTTAACTGCCAGCCAGTAAGCAATTGCAATAAAAAGCACCCCTGAAGCTGCCGAAATTATGTAAGTCAGGGGGTAAATCACAATTTGCATGGAATATGCCGAATAAACCTCGTCTCTCGTCGCGGAATATATGTATGCTCCGGAGATCAGGCGCCCGAACGGCAACCCGACAAGCACGCCAAAAACCGTCTGTAAAAGGTTTTCCTTCAGCAAAAGGCCTGAAACTTCATTCACTCTGTAGCCTAACACACGCAGGAAACCCATCTCCCTTTTCCGTTCGGCAAAACTGATCACTGAGGCATTGTACACTATAGCAAACCCGAGAATAACAGCAAAAGCAACCATAATAAAGACAAAAGTAAACATATATCCAAGGTTGCTCCTTATTCCTTCCAACTCCTTGCTGCGGCTTATAATGGATGATATACGGTTCATACCGGACAGGTTTTTTTCAAACTCCGCCGATCTGCCGGGAGCAACTTTCAGCATCGCTCCCGAAACAGCATTTTTTTCCTGCAAAATGCCGTTTAATTGTTCAAGCGTTGTATAGCTTACTCCCCCTATAAACTGACTGTTTATGCCGGCAATTTTCAAAGTGGCGACGCGCAGAGGACCCATGCCGAGAAGCGTTTCCACCTGCACACTGGCGCCCTTTTTAACGCCAAGTTTCCTAGCTGTCGACTCGCTGATCAGCAGGCCCTCCCCAGAGACAAAAAGGGGTCTTCCGGAACTGTCCCAAATTCTTTTTAGTTCTGCATCCGGGAGCATTCCCATAATAACCTCGTCCCTGGAAAGGCTTCCGAATTTAATTTTCACAGGCGCTTCCAACACAGGTTCGGCTCTTGTAACAGCATCCAGCCGCGAAATGGCCAGCAGTTCAGTTTCTTTTACAGGCGCATCAAAGCGCACAAAATAATCATATAGCTGATCTCTGCTGAAAAGAGTATCCAGCATGTAACTGTATGTATCGTTTATGAAAAGCGACAGCACGAGCAGCCCTGTCGCAAACATAACACCGAGTACTGTTACGGCTGTACGAAACCGGTTGCGGTTGACCGATCGCAGGCACATTTTCCAGGACAGATCTATTCTCTCCCAGACTGAAGTCCATCTCTCCAGAAATACCTTACCGGTCTTCCCGGGAGACACCGGGCGCATAGATTCGGCCGGACGCACTCCCAGTACGCCGCGTGAGGCCGCCAAACCGGCAGCTGCGCTGACACCCAAAGTAAGTACGATACTGTAAAAAATAGCTTGAAGATTGACCCCTCCAACAGTTACAGGGAGATTAAAATACGATGCGTAGAGTTTCGACAGTGAAGCCGAAAAAAATATACCGGGAAAAATTCCCAGCAACAAGCCCAGCAGACCGATAGCCAGAGCATATTCGGTATAATGCAGCATGATTTGAAAACTGCTGTAGCCGATGGCTTTCATCGTTCCGATCTGCAGGCGCTGGATTTTGACCATCCGCCCCAGCATCACCAGTTCTATCAAAGCTGCAATTCCGAGGAAGATAGAAGAGAAATAAACTGCCGAATTCCGCAGCTGCCCCAGTTCCCCATCCAGAATTGCAGCGCTGAACTGGTCTTTGCGCGGGTAACTGGCCAGAAGCCCATACGGCTGCAGAATATCTTTAATTGATTCGGAAACTTTCTTTTCATCGGCGCCCGGCGCCAGTTTTATTATTACCTGGTTGACCTGGCCGGATAAATCAAGAATATCCTCGGCCAGACTGTTTGTTATCATAAAAACCCCGAAACCTTTTGAATCCGGCATAAAACTTGCCGCATCCTTAACGGTATAGAT contains:
- a CDS encoding type IV pili twitching motility protein PilT, yielding MNIVKILTQAAKIGASDVHITAGKPPVFRLHGTLHPVNDSKIKEKLDLLKDEEIKTLVPEDTDLLARQLMDEEQYDKFKTKGDFDFSYSVPNVTRVRVNVFKQRNSTALVMRVLNTKMLSFQELGLPNILNYLSKRPNGLVLVTGPTGSGKSTTLASMIDLINKEKRLHIITLEDPIEYLHRHNLCIVNQREIGQDTESFAVALRSALREDPDVILVGEMRDLETISIAITAAETGHLVLATLHTSSAAETIDRIIDVFPPGQQQQIRVQLANTLEGIVAQQLAPRMDRPGRVAILEILVANPAIRNMIREGKTFQIYSQLQTGGKYGMQTLDTSLRLHYQNKIISREEVVNRAHDPESILKSAGA
- a CDS encoding type II secretion system protein GspE, whose translation is MRKRKLLGEKLIEEGLITGEQLDEALRVQTRTGELLGRILIELGMISEDSLNKILGIHKIEPKDEIKANLLKTIPEQLIRKYKMFPIRKEGKHLVVAMADPLNIIAIDDLRLLTGLDIKSVKASEKEINSYIDKYFGLPEVEKVLQELLTEPEIIEQEEIIEEVIVDEAPVIRLVNSLIMKAINEDASDIHIEPFEFSVRVRNRVDGILRDVMTLPRKMVHAVVSRIKIMGSMDIAERRVPQDGRIPLRIAGRELDLRISTMPTVFGEKVVIRILDKGNIKNFTLENLGFGPQNMNYFRKFFKNAHGIILATGPTGSGKTTTLYTALNSINSIERNIVTVEDPVEYMLEGINQSQVNIKAGATFGNYLRSILRQDPDVIMIGEIRDFETAEIAVRAATTGHLVLSTMHTNDAPGAITRLIDMGIEPFMVASSVIGIVAQRLVRKICQNCRQEYTPDKAEIAFAGLEHEDTVYHGAGCEICNHTGYKGRIAIHEVLSVSPSLQNLILQKTSNDELRKAAFIEGMISLKEDGLQKVFEGVTTIKEIIRVAFREE
- a CDS encoding prepilin peptidase, translated to MTPILFFVIGLVIGSFLNVCIYRIPRNESIVFPASHCPNCGNNLAPRDLAPLFSYLVLKGRCRYCKSPIHWRYPLVELLTGFLFIALYCSLGLNLLLLKYLLLACFLVAISFIDLEHYIIPNKLVIALLGSGIVMGLLTREHSLVSVLLGMFVPFAALMALALISNGGMGGGDIKLAGVTGLFLGWPQSIVALILSCCIAGIASLIMLALKVKKRKDPIPFGPYYAAGIMISIFWGKPLLELYLAYSGF
- a CDS encoding efflux RND transporter periplasmic adaptor subunit, whose product is MEEAAGLNRKKIIYAGITILIAAGIVCGWLLGSVKNVDTVQAVKGSIVKEIIDTGYVQPVDSKDLYAAQNSTIEQLPVEAGQKVEKGQILVVLENLDLTIQIRDTRSLLSQTLIDAEGSKAALDKASAELEDAKENYARIQNLYETGAASRVEYDRAALQVQIDEKTLQEASTVLEAGLAQAEGLKQSLAVLSAKEEQLTVKSPLEGIVLAVPVKLGQVVNSGVLLVTVADSEQLEIKADILSDDLGQVAVGQKVTVTAPVLDRRLTGAVKKIYPQAEEKISALGVIQRRAPVLITVKDPANLKPGFEVKVAIQTLSRTDVLIVPRESVITRGDGQKEVAVVNNGRISYQLIETGINDQDNIEVAGGLKEGDLVVRDGSLGLKENTKVKF